AGCCCGCCGATTGagtctttgtttatttttctcagCTTATCGGTTTTGGTCTATCTGATACTCTTGGTACAATCTGGTACTTTTCCAGCGAACGCCGCTCCTGCTGCTTTGCGCCGTGGGCTTCCGTAGTCCCTCAGATCCGCTCCGACCCCTTGGGGCTGTTTTTGCTCGCAGAGACAATGCCCCCAACtagaggtggagaactatCGATGGCGCTATCGACACTATCGATGGTTGGCCGCTATCGAGCCGCAATCGATAGTGTCAGACACGTTCGATAGTGACCCAACCACTATCGATGGTGCCTTCGATAGCTGGCGTCTCACATCgctaaaataatttcaatattcgcttgtgtaaaaattgaaaaatttggtGTAAAATTGACGGcaattaaaaaggaactatTAAATATGGATCGCTTATTAAAAAAAGGTATGCTTAATGTATTCTACATAAGTATTTTGATGGCGAATTTAAGGTATACGTCGGAGGTCCGCAAAGCCTATTGCGCCAAGTCCATAAAAGCAAGACTGCGATTGCACCAGCACAGACTCTGAAAAGGATTTTGTTCCCAATAAGCAGGGTAACTCAAAAAGGAGTAAGATTTCACatgtttggaaatatttcaaaaattccgACGACCAAAACTTGCCAAATGCCTTGAAAAAAGATATATTAATGTCGGACGATAGTATCGGTGACTATCGATGGCAAGggtttaagaaaaacaatcgCCGGCTATCGATGGcgccgactatcgatagttctccacctctaCCCCCAACGGAAAGTTGCCATTTTACCCGGTTGCACTCCTCCTAATCTCTCTATGCCCCATTCTAATTTAAAACTTGTCTCCTAGACGGCACACCTTTCCAAACTACTTTTCTTTCTACAGATACAAGCATTACAAAGCCTCCCGCCAAGAATCTGGCTTCGGGTTTGACAGATTCCACCAACAGATTCCACTTTGCATGAAATTTTCCCAGAAGATGGTCTTGCAGATCCTCTAACTCATAGCATGAGTTTCCAACTCTTTTGCGCACTCTACCTAATTTGGCACAATATCCTGCCGCAAAATTACTCTGCttaaagtttttgtaaaatatttgttgCTCTTCTTTATAAGCCACCTCTCTAGCCCGCAGGTTATACTGACGCACATTCTTCTCATTCTGTTTCCTCAGAACCTCGCAAGCCTTTTTCCGGACTATCCACAGAGTCTCTTTTGAAAGCGCCAAAGACCTTGGGTTGTTTTTGGGCCTGTAGAAGGACGACGAGACACGCCATCACCAAGGTCTTGTCTGCTAGCCACGTCGTTGGATGATAACGTGGAACGGATCGTCGAGGACTACTTCGAGATTGAGAACTTCGGTGTGAAGGCGGCGCCAGCGGCCGCAGCCAGCGACGACGTGAGGGCGCAGAAGATCCGGGAGGACACAACGGTGCGAGTTGGCCGCCGATACCAGACGGGATTATTGTGGAAAACTGATAACGTTGTGCTGCCACGTAGTTATGATATGGCGTACAATAGATTGGTCAACATAGAAAGGAAAATAAAGCGAGATGGGCAGTTCGCCCAAGAATATTCCCGGATTGTTAATGATTATGTCGACAAGGGATACGCTCGGCATCTGGAACGACAGGAGATCGATTCGGGAAGCGATAGAACCTGGTACTTGCCGCATTTTGGAGTGGAGAATCCCAACAAGCCAGGGAAGATCCGATTAGTATTCGACGCAGCGGCACGAGTTGGAGGAGTATCACTGAATTCTGCGCTAAGCAAGGGGCCGCAACACTATAAGGCCTTGGCATCTATCCTGTTCCATTTTAGGGAAGGTGCCGTCGGAGTCTGCAGCGACATTAAAGAAATGTTTCACCAGGTGCTGATCCGACCCGAGGATAGATGTGCGCAACGCTTTCTGTGGAGAGACGGGAATGACCAACGAGACCCCGACGTCTACGAGATGTGCGTGATGACCTTTGGAGCAGCATACTCACCGAGTGCGGCGCATCACGTGAAGACAGTGAATGCCAAGCGATTCCTGGATTCGGATCCCAGAGCAGTCAAGGCCATCGTGGACTACCACTACGTGGATGACTATGTGGATAGCTTCGCCACAGAGAGCGAAGCCATCGAAGTATCTAGCAGAGTGAAGAAGATACATGCAGAAGGCGGTTTTGAGCTTTGCAAGTTCTCGTCCAGTTCGCCTACAGTGGAGAGGATGCTTGGACCCAGTGATCACGCCCAAAGTATTGGATGGGGTGAGGCCGAGCAAAAGATTTTGGGAATGCGGTGGCAGCCAGCCACGGACGACTTCAGGTTTCGAGTGAAGTACCACAAAGTCGCCCCCGTCGTGTCCGATGGAAAGAGAATTGCCACAAAAAGggaattcttgagtatggtcAGGTCAACGTTCGACCCCTTGGGATTCCTGTGTTGTCTAATGATAACAGCGAAGTTGTTGCTGCGAGAGGTCTGGAGGAGGAAGATCTCATGGGATGAACCACTACCGGCTGAGATGTACAACGCCTTTATGGACTGGCGTAAAGAGATGGAGAAAGTGGAACGTTTTCGGTGCCCACGTCACTACTTTGGATCCGGGCTGGTGAAGACTGTCGAGATGCACGTATTTGTGGATGCGAGTCAGTCGGCATTCGCATCAGTGGTCTACTGGAGGATCACGTACGAGGACGGCGACGGCCAAGTGAGGTTCGTGTGCGCAAAGACGAAGTGTGCACCGATGCGAACGATGACGATTCCACGGTTGGAGCTGCAGGCAGCAGTTCTAGGAACGAGGTTGATGGACACAGTCAGACAGGACCATAGTGTGGCCATTGCAGAGACTGTGCTATGGACGGATTCGAAGACAGTGCTGCGTTGGATTGTCAGCACACACCGGCGCTACAAGCAGTTCGTAGGGAACAGAGTAGCCGAGATTCTGGAGTCGACGAAGGTGGCCCAATGGAGATGGCTACCATCCGCCGACAACGTGGCAGATGATGCAACGCGAGCGCAACGCAGCGTGGACCTAAGCGAGGAGTCACGCTGGTTAAGAGGACCGGCATTCCTGAGGAGACCAGCGGGCAGCTGGCCAGGAACTGCACCCACCGACGAAGCGGATGCAGAAGACGAAGAGGAGATGCCGGGTGAGTTCGTGCTTGTTGGAGCGAGTGACCCGTTCATATCGCTGGAGAGATTCTCAAGCTACAGGCGATTGCTGAGGACTACGGCTTGGGTCCGAGATGAGCTGGAGAATTACGGCCTCAATGTAGCTGAGTGTGAAGCAGCTGAGGACTTGTTATTCCGTAGAGCACAACGTGAGGCGTTCCCCGATGAGGTGCAGACCGCAGAGAAGGACTTGGACGTCGCTAAAGGAAGCGACATATGTGGACTGGCGCCATACCTAGATGGCAATGGAATCCTGCGAGCCTATGGCAGGATCGATGCGGCGCTATGTATACCTTACAGCGCCAGGAGGCCAGTGATCCTCTCCCACCGGCATGGTCTAAGtatttaagtagaattttgttattgtgcacTCGTAAAGAGATTGGGCACACTAGGATTGAAATAATGGCGCGTGTGGTGAATTTGTCGTTGTTGTCATAGAGTGTGGGAGGTTAAACTGCGGTAAGCTTTTGtaatttatctttatttcTTACCCTAACATGTAATCCCCATAGAATAAAACATAAGTTGTACGCATACACATTGGCTTGTGTTTTGGAAGCGGGTTGCCCCATCGCCGCCGTACATTTGTTTAAGGCATCTCCCACACGAGAGACGACAaggataattataattattagtaataaatattagaCATAATATCAAAAATTCATACTATACattacaaaaaagaaagaaattactaaaaataaaacaatctggAAGATATAATTAAAAGtctaaaaaatttaaacatggcaAACGGAAGTGGAGCTAACACACACATGATAAGTAGCGGTCTAGGTAGTAGCAGTAGCATAACGATGGAATTAATAAACAGGCTAATTAATGTACAATTGaatgatttaaatgcaaaGGTGGATGATCTAACCTCGAAGTTAGATAATAAAAGCAATTCAGTAGAAGATTACAAGATTCAGATAATTGACCCGAGCGTTACCTGTGAATCAACTTTGGAAGTGTGAAAGCACTTCCCAAATTTTACGGAGAGCAAACCCAATATGATGtctctgacattcctgcagataaacctccatcacagtaaggtggcttccgccgccctcctgctccaccttgcagagagtggagctgacgtggccctcatccaagaaccctggatccacggagacaggattctcggtttgggggcgtcggatttcaggctgtacacagccgatgtaacaggtaaaaagcgagcatgcatactcgcaaagaaaagccttaataccttcttgctaccaaatttcagcaatgaagatcacgtagccgcatcgatagaaggcccagacggccatctaagaatatgctcggcctatatgggtcatgaccacctaggacctccaccccattcgctactcaggcggctggtggaagacagcgaaaggaaggacatcaacctaataataggatgcgatgccaacgctcatcacaatcagtggggaagcactgacacaaacgagaggggtgagtcaatcttcgattttatcctcagctctaagcttctagtgggtaacagaggttcagaacccaccttcattgtcaagaacagaagggaggttcttgatgtcacattattctcgcactccctggctgatgcaatcaccagctggagagttcttgacaaacactctttttcagaccatcgctatattgagatagtagtaaattttgaaaacttcaccaagcaagcagttcgaaaccctagaaaggcaaactgggagctctataaaaatatactagatagatccttaggcgaaccgccttcagagaccatcgagacctatgaggggctcaacgccatggtagataagcttactgcgactagtgcaaaagcttaccacaaggcctgccccaaaaaaagaataggtagcaacGTCTTTAGccccctacaaaaaaaatgcacgcagggccttcaaccacgcgcaccgtaccaacacagacgaggcgtgggaaacctataaagctgaacttaggcaatataacaaagaattgcgcaaggcaaagagggttgcctgggccaatttctgcaccaacattcaggagacatcagaggccgcccgcctaagaaagattctctctactacagcccccatcgcaggttacattaagaacacggaggggtgctggacaaccACAAGTctggaaaccctggagaccctaatcaacgcacacttcccgggttgctcatcggaaggaacaacccaggtgatgcgtagccagggtcaccagggctcgctcaactacctacttagtgacagaaatcttaaatgggcaatagacagttttaaaccattcaaatctccgggagtggacggtattctaccggctcagttatccagagccggtattaacataaggaaatggattaagaaaatcttcagcacagtcttcactactggtatgataccaaaggcgtggctgtgcacgaaggttatattcatacccaaggcggggaaaccatcccactgcacccccaaggacttcagacctataagtctgtcttcctttctccttaagactatggaaagactcttaagtctccatctacaacttaacattaacccaaatgacatctcatgctctcagcatgcctACAAAAGGGgtcgatcaacagaaacagccctgcacgatatcactatgatcgccgaacgagcgatcaacttcaaggaatacgcacttgtggcttttctagacatagaaggggccttcaacaacatcttaccgtgctcaataatcgacgcactgacgggacttggaatagacaatcgatcaacttacctaatacggcagatcctggtcaacaggagtgtcgaggctactcttggaggttcgactattcgaagatacgtcaagaggggcaccccccaaggaggtgtactctcaccactactctggaacgtggcggttaacagcctactgcgatccttagagggtggcggatgtaagatcattgcgtacgcggacgatgttgctattgccttcgtagggaaattcccacagacgctatgcgacctaatgacagggaagctcgaagttctgtcggcctgggcgcaaaagaacgggctgggTGTCAacccgtccaagacagagctcgtactgttcaccaggaagtacaaaatacctaacctaagacttccgaagcttctaggagaaacactagttcttagtgatagtgcgaagtacctaggcatcacactagacaggaaactggactggaagctgaacaccgctgataggactaagaaagcggcaatagcactctatacctgccgcaaggcggtaggcctgaaatggggaatgtccccgaagatggtcagatggttatacacagcgatcatcagaccaattttattctatggtgttgttgtctggtggcccgccctagacaactccacatgcagggaaaagttcaggaagacgcagcgcatggcggaagtctgtattacaggcagtctacgcactacgcctagtgatgccctagacactatacttgacctactaccagtagaactgatgggggttaagacagccactctggccgcaataagactgcgggaggcaaatctatggagcaaACATAGCTTCGGTCacaccagactggacctacaccATTTCATGCCggaggggggtacggattactgtgtgcccgtcgaccaacccaccacgaACTACAAAGTCCTAATCCCCTCGAGGCAGGAATGGGAggcccggataccgggaccggagggcgccattcatatctatacagatggatcaaaacttaacggccaggtgggaggcggttacttttgtgagcatCTGAGcataaaggagtccttcagactccccgaccactgtagtgttttccaggctgaggtagtagccattaaggaagcactggaatccccagctctaaggggcaatcggggcacaatatgtatcttctcagatagtcaagcagcgctcaaggcacttgacgggttctcgtccaactccaggacagtcaatgactgtcgcagatctctcaacgagatggctgagcagcatgacatctacctcatctaggttcccggtcacagggaccacgaggggaactgtgctgcagatgaactagccaGGGCAGgaactaccaaccctctcctaccggagaaagaacttgtaggcatacccttggctacttgcaggctaaagtgcagggagtttttcgacctggcagcaaataggaaatggagtaatctccagacctgtagaacatctcgtctgatctggccgacacgctctcggaaaagatcggcgaggcttattgctctcaccagaccggagtgcagcctagcgattggggcaatcactgggcactggctgataggcgaacacgcggccaggcttgcagtcccccacaatgatttctgcaggagctgcagggatgaagaggaggtagaatcggtatcgcacctcttatgccactgcccggctCTCGGACGCAGGAGACTTAAACACTTCGGGTCTGAggaactctcggaccttaacgatctctcagagatttctccacgcggactggttgccttcataaagaaagcaggctgggaccatgggccgcctTAGGTAGTATAGGCATATATATGAACCCTGGTtgacaggaagggggggggggggggggggggggtagcatctcggtgaaacccttgctccagcggcagcacaaggagccctagcggctcaagtggaagtgaGGGGGTATTTTGTgtccccttgcatcaccgctctaacctaacctaacctaaacCCAATATGTAGGCTGGCgagaggcagcagaaacagcaatggggttatataaaataaacagtgAGCAATATTTTATAGCATTAACaatattaagaaataaaatcatgggAACAGCTCATGATGCGCCCTTTAACCATAGTACGGTGTTGAATTTTAACGCCATATTGTCTAGACTGGATTTTATCTACAATGATAGAAGACCAATCCACGTACTAGAAGCAGAATTAAGCATCCTAAGACAAGGAAAGTTGTCAGTAACAGAATTCTATAATGaggttaataaaaaaatgaccttgttaataaataaaaccattatgACTTATGGTAAGGAGAGCTAAATcacaaaagaaacaaacaaaataattagaaACAACGCATTAAGAATCTTTATCTcagcaaaaaccaaattataataaaccaCGGGCAGGGTATCAATGGACAAACcatcaaaaccaaaattgGCCTCAGCGTAATAAtcatgataataataatttccaaaaacaaaatttccaaGGACAACAAAAGGAAGAACCGATGGAAATAGATCCATCAATACAGATTCTTAATAGACCTAGATGGcaaccaaataatttccgTCAAGGAAATTATGCAGCCCAAAACCAAGATCGTCCGTTTTTCAATCAccaatatcaacaaaattctggtcgtCCGAATAATACCTTCCAACAAAATCAGAATGGTCCTAATTTTCCGATAAAAAGATTACATGAGGGAACAGTTAATCACctgcaaaataaaacaatgaagGTTAACAACATACAGGAAGAttgttttttagaagaaggtcaGGAACAAACCTACCATATCTAGTACGagtcaacaaaaaatataacaaagaattcaTAGTGTTGATCGATACAGGTGCAACAGCTTGTTACGTTAATAGCAGGatattttcaaacaaaaacgaaCTTCCTATACACAAAAGAGTATCAACGGTAAATGGATactcaataataaaatattaccaaataataacaatttttaatacaaagtACATATTTTACGAAATCGAAGGGTTAGAAACTGACCTGTTAGTCGGCTATAAcctattgaaaaaaataagagcAATAATAGACACGAATAGAGGTGTCATTTGCTATCATGGAAAAGAGGAAAAGTTgctttttcataataaagtgTGTAACGTAAAAACTTCGCACACCGAGGAAAAAGATAACCACTCTTTAAACGAATTCATGATcaacaaatatttcaacaagATTAAAGAATCCAAATCAGATTCAGTCAAAGTTGAAATAAGTAGCACAAAGTCCGACACTTCGAGTGataatatttctattaaaactcATGACATTAATACTGAAGATTTAACTTTAGTTTCTCAAGCATCGGTCACAAatgatataataaataatattcaattagAACCAGAAGACCAAATGAAAAGACTCCgagaaataattatataacatataataattatatataatacatataaattatatataatttataaataaattatatataatacatcttatatatataacatataaaAGAGGAAcactcaaaaataaatatgcaaattccgtTCAGAACGGATATCAGAGGGGAAATAAACCTCGAGCACGACAGACCGATATACAGTAAGCAGTATCCTTATGCCCAATCGGTAGCAGAATTCGtcaataaagaaattaaaagaatgTTAGAGGAAAATATGATTCGACCAAGTAGGAGCCCATATAATTCACCAGTACTTGTAGTGCCAAAAAAAGGGTATAATGAAGATGGCACTCCAAAATTAAGGCTTGTCAtcgattttaaaaaattaaatgaaaatacaatTCCTGATAGATACCCAATGCAGGACCCAAGTGTTATTCTAGCCAATCTAGGAAAAGCTAAATTTTTTTCCACAATTGATTTGGAATCGGGATTCCATCAATTACTTATGAGGGAATCCGATATAGAAAAAACTtctttttctataaataacgGAAAATATGAATACCTAAGAATGCCTTTCGGTTTAACAAATGCCCCAAGAATTTTCCAACGAGCGATGGATGATATACTAAGAGATCAATTTGGAAAAATCTGTCACGTCTATATGGACGACATTATAATCTTTTCAAACTCATTAGAAGATCATTATACCGATCTGACCAAAataattaacattttattcGAAGCTCACAGGAAAATATCTTTAGAaaaatccaaattttttttaaaggagaCAAGCTTCCTTGGTTACGTAGTCTCTCACAATGTAATtaaaacagacccagaaaaaattgCGGCCATTCAAAAATACCCATTACCAAAGAATATTAGGGAACTCAGAAGTTTCCTTGGATTAACAGGTTATTATAGGAAATTTGTCCGTAATTATGCTCTCATAGCAAAACCATTGACCACGTATTTAGGAGGACAGaatggaaaaatatcaaaaaatatgcccaaaaaaaatttaatacagTTGGATGATGCCGCCATAAAAACGTTTAACGATCTTAAACAAAACTTATCAAATCAAATTGAATTAATGCAACCAGATTAtagtaaaaaatttattctgaCTACAGACGCTTCAAACGTAGCACTAGGAGCGGTACTATCTCAAGAGGGCAAACCAATAACTTTTATATCAAAGACCCTTAATAAAACTGAACAAGCATATGcaactaataaaaaagaattattagCAATAGTATGGGCAATGAAAAATCtcagaaattatttatacGGAGTAGTGGGGATGGAAATACATACTGATCATCAACCGCTAGAATATTCAATTTCCGACAAAAACCCAAACATAGAAATGAAAAGGTGGTATTCATTTATACAAAGCTTTGctccaaaaattaaataccaACCAGGGACAACTAATGTCGTGGCAGACGCGTTATCAAGAATACAAATCAATAATCTAACCGAAACGGATTTATCAGATAATGAATCGGAACATAATACAATTCATTCCGCAGAAAGCTGTTTTGAGAATGTAATTGAAGAGACAAAAAAACCACTGAATCAATTCAAAGTTCAACTCTTAATCACAACTGGAAGACTCACAATTCACGAGTCAATAGACATATTCAATAACAAAAgacatattattgaatatgacACTCCAGAAAATTTAGTATCTATTTTGAGAGAATTCATTCAGCCAAATGTAACTTTAGGCATCCATTGCACACTAGaggatttatatattatacaaaaaccattaaaagataactttgtaaacaaatttctttttacaaCAATTTTTGTACAAGACGTAGAAAACGACGAAGATAAGGCTATAATTATTGAAGAGACTCATTGCCGCGCTCACAGAGGTTTGGAGGaaaattacaaacaaataaaaagatTGTACTATTGGCcacaattatttataaaactaaaggaatatataaaaaattgtacaatCTGTAACCAGAACAAATATAACAGACATCCTATAGAGATACCAATAGGCGAAGCACCAATACCAGTTAATGAAGGTGAGAACCTTCATATTGATATATTTTATGcagacaaaaaaatgtttcttacttGCATCGACGCATACTCAAAATTTTTAACAGTAAaggaaatagaaaataaatctaatattgaaaataaagttttagAACTCTTTCAACATTATCCACTAG
Above is a window of Drosophila ananassae strain 14024-0371.13 unplaced genomic scaffold, ASM1763931v2 tig00000114, whole genome shotgun sequence DNA encoding:
- the LOC123258298 gene encoding uncharacterized protein LOC123258298, producing the protein MYRNPTWIRQYRFSPDKSSPDYRAEVARGRHPRVTKVSGHFSAGKMEVFSVNFTSLRGEDKLCAIQRQRPWVVFGPVEGRRDTPSPRSCLLATSLDDNVERIVEDYFEIENFGVKAAPAAAASDDVRAQKIREDTTVRVGRRYQTGLLWKTDNVVLPRSYDMAYNRLVNIERKIKRDGQFAQEYSRIVNDYVDKGYARHLERQEIDSGSDRTWYLPHFGVENPNKPGKIRLVFDAAARVGGVSLNSALSKGPQHYKALASILFHFREGAVGVCSDIKEMFHQVLIRPEDRCAQRFLWRDGNDQRDPDVYEMCVMTFGAAYSPSAAHHVKTVNAKRFLDSDPRAVKAIVDYHYVDDYVDSFATESEAIEVSSRVKKIHAEGGFELCKFSSSSPTVERMLGPSDHAQSIGWGEAEQKILGMRWQPATDDFRFRVKYHKVAPVVSDGKRIATKREFLSMVRSTFDPLGFLCCLMITAKLLLREVWRRKISWDEPLPAEMYNAFMDWRKEMEKVERFRCPRHYFGSGLVKTVEMHVFVDASQSAFASVVYWRITYEDGDGQVRFVCAKTKCAPMRTMTIPRLELQAAVLGTRLMDTVRQDHSVAIAETVLWTDSKTVLRWIVSTHRRYKQFVGNRVAEILESTKVAQWRWLPSADNVADDATRAQRSVDLSEESRWLRGPAFLRRPAGSWPGTAPTDEADAEDEEEMPGEFVLVGASDPFISLERFSSYRRLLRTTAWVRDELENYGLNVAECEAAEDLLFRRAQREAFPDEVQTAEKDLDVAKGSDICGLAPYLDGNGILRAYGRIDAALCIPYSARRPVILSHRHGLSI